In one window of Paraburkholderia phymatum STM815 DNA:
- a CDS encoding DUF3619 family protein — protein sequence MSSALETKELEFARQLRRALDENAARIPPATTDRLAAARRAALARKKPEAVQAPVFAPVFVGAGTLAHLPQPESSRRLPRLRKLALAWPVLALVIGLAGIAWWEDHQRTAELADIDAAMLSDDLPLNAYLDHGFNAYLTRSNH from the coding sequence ATGAGCTCCGCTCTCGAAACAAAAGAACTCGAGTTTGCGCGGCAGCTGCGCCGAGCACTCGACGAAAACGCTGCCCGCATTCCACCCGCTACGACCGACCGGCTCGCTGCCGCGCGCCGTGCCGCCCTCGCTCGCAAGAAGCCCGAAGCCGTGCAGGCGCCCGTCTTCGCGCCCGTGTTCGTCGGCGCAGGCACGCTCGCCCATCTGCCGCAGCCGGAGAGCTCGCGCCGCCTGCCGCGCCTGCGCAAGCTCGCGCTCGCGTGGCCGGTACTCGCGCTTGTCATTGGCCTTGCAGGCATTGCGTGGTGGGAAGACCATCAACGCACAGCCGAACTCGCCGATATCGACGCCGCCATGTTGAGCGACGACTTGCCGCTCAATGCCTATCTCGATCACGGGTTCAACGCGTACCTGACGCGCAGCAACCACTGA
- a CDS encoding acetolactate synthase 3 catalytic subunit: MNMPSAEFSTSDTTPHHEADSIGATVLMKALADEEVEFVWGYPGGSVLYIYDELYKQDKFQHVLVRHEQAAVHAADAYARSTGKVGVCLVTSGPGVTNAVTGIATAYMDSIPMVVISGQVPTAAIGQDAFQECDTVGITRPCVKHNFLVKDVRDLAATVKKAFYIARTGRPGPVLIDIPKDVSKAPCQYEPIKSVSLRSYNPVTKGHSGQIRKAVALLLSARRPYIYTGGGIILADASRELNQFADLLGYPVTNTLMGLGGYRASDKKFLGMLGMHGTYEANMAMQHCDVLIAIGARFDDRVIGDPSHFASRPRKIIHIDIDPSSISKRVKVDIPIVGDVKEVLKELIEQLQTAEHGPDTAALADWWKDIEAWRAKDCLKFDRESDIIKPQYVVEKAWELTDGNAFVCSDVGQHQMWAAQFYRFNKPRRWINSGGLGTMGFGLPAAMGVKMAHPDDDVLCITGEGSIQMCIQELSTCKQYETPVKIISLNNRYLGMVRQWQQIEYSKRYSHSYMDALPDFVKLAEAYGHVGMRIEKTADVEPALKEALRLKDRTVFLDFQTDPTENVWPMVQAGKGITEMLLGSEDL; encoded by the coding sequence ATGAATATGCCCAGCGCGGAATTCTCCACGTCGGATACCACACCACACCACGAAGCCGACTCTATCGGCGCCACCGTGCTCATGAAGGCACTGGCCGACGAAGAAGTCGAATTCGTCTGGGGCTATCCCGGCGGCTCGGTACTCTACATCTACGACGAGCTTTACAAGCAGGACAAATTCCAGCACGTCCTCGTGCGCCACGAGCAGGCCGCAGTCCACGCCGCTGACGCCTACGCACGCTCGACCGGCAAGGTCGGCGTCTGCCTCGTGACCTCCGGGCCCGGCGTCACCAATGCCGTGACGGGCATCGCGACGGCCTATATGGATTCGATCCCTATGGTCGTCATCAGCGGCCAGGTGCCGACTGCCGCGATCGGCCAGGATGCGTTCCAGGAGTGCGACACGGTCGGCATCACGCGTCCCTGCGTGAAACACAACTTCCTCGTGAAGGACGTGCGCGATCTTGCCGCCACCGTCAAGAAAGCTTTCTACATCGCCCGAACCGGCCGTCCCGGCCCGGTGCTGATCGACATTCCGAAAGACGTGTCGAAGGCGCCGTGCCAGTACGAACCGATCAAGAGCGTGTCGCTGCGCTCGTACAACCCGGTCACGAAGGGCCATTCGGGCCAGATCCGCAAGGCCGTGGCGCTGCTGCTGTCCGCCAGGCGCCCCTACATCTATACGGGCGGCGGCATCATCCTCGCGGATGCGTCGCGCGAACTGAACCAGTTCGCCGATCTGCTCGGCTATCCCGTCACGAACACGCTGATGGGACTGGGCGGCTACCGCGCGAGCGACAAGAAATTTCTCGGCATGCTCGGCATGCACGGCACGTACGAAGCCAACATGGCGATGCAGCACTGCGACGTGCTGATCGCGATCGGCGCGCGTTTCGACGACCGCGTGATCGGCGATCCGAGCCACTTCGCATCGCGCCCGCGCAAGATCATCCACATCGACATCGACCCGTCGTCGATTTCGAAGCGCGTGAAGGTCGATATCCCGATCGTCGGCGACGTGAAGGAAGTGCTGAAGGAACTGATCGAGCAATTGCAGACGGCCGAGCATGGCCCCGACACGGCGGCGCTCGCCGACTGGTGGAAGGACATCGAAGCCTGGCGTGCGAAAGACTGCCTGAAGTTCGACCGCGAGAGCGACATCATCAAGCCGCAATACGTGGTGGAAAAGGCGTGGGAACTGACGGACGGCAATGCCTTCGTGTGTTCCGACGTCGGTCAGCACCAGATGTGGGCGGCACAGTTCTATCGCTTCAACAAGCCGCGTCGCTGGATCAATTCCGGTGGTCTCGGCACGATGGGCTTCGGCCTGCCGGCGGCGATGGGCGTGAAGATGGCGCACCCGGACGACGACGTGCTCTGCATCACGGGCGAAGGCTCGATCCAGATGTGCATCCAGGAGCTGTCCACCTGCAAGCAGTATGAGACGCCCGTCAAGATCATCTCGCTCAACAACCGCTATCTGGGCATGGTGCGCCAGTGGCAGCAGATCGAATACAGCAAGCGCTATTCGCATTCCTACATGGATGCGCTGCCCGATTTCGTGAAGCTCGCCGAAGCGTACGGCCACGTCGGCATGCGGATCGAAAAGACCGCCGACGTGGAACCGGCGCTGAAGGAAGCGCTGCGCCTGAAAGACCGCACGGTGTTTCTCGACTTCCAGACCGATCCGACCGAAAACGTCTGGCCGATGGTTCAGGCCGGCAAGGGCATCACGGAGATGCTCCTCGGGTCGGAAGATCTATAA
- a CDS encoding RNA polymerase sigma factor, with amino-acid sequence MASDKELADFLAGVERRAFKQTVYAVRDDDASLDIVQDAMIKLAEKYGDRPAAELPLLFQRILQNAMHDYFRRQKVRNTWVSLFSSLGNADDEDFDPLETFESQDGSTGVESSEQQLEREQVLQLIDDEIQKLPARQREAFLMRYWEDMDVAETAAAMGCSEGSVKTHCSRATHTLAQALKAKGITL; translated from the coding sequence ATGGCATCAGACAAGGAACTCGCCGATTTTCTGGCGGGCGTCGAAAGGCGCGCGTTCAAGCAGACGGTCTACGCCGTGCGGGACGACGACGCGTCGCTCGACATCGTGCAGGACGCGATGATCAAGCTCGCCGAAAAATACGGCGATCGTCCGGCTGCTGAGCTGCCGCTTTTGTTTCAGCGTATTCTCCAGAATGCGATGCACGACTATTTCCGTCGGCAGAAGGTGCGCAACACCTGGGTAAGCCTGTTTTCGTCGCTGGGCAATGCCGACGACGAAGACTTCGACCCGCTGGAGACGTTCGAAAGCCAGGACGGCTCGACGGGCGTGGAAAGCAGCGAGCAGCAGCTCGAGCGCGAACAGGTTCTGCAGCTGATCGACGACGAAATCCAAAAATTGCCGGCACGTCAACGGGAGGCGTTTCTGATGCGTTACTGGGAAGATATGGATGTCGCTGAGACTGCTGCTGCGATGGGCTGCTCGGAAGGCAGTGTGAAAACGCACTGTTCGCGAGCCACGCACACGCTGGCGCAAGCGCTCAAGGCCAAAGGAATCACGCTATGA
- a CDS encoding UDP-2,3-diacylglucosamine diphosphatase yields the protein MDNNTSATSLFRQTGPSVDPVAFGLRSSSTSLPPIPSLPTTPTPSESHHDDDHQNSHRYRTIWLSDIHLGSGGCQAKYLLDFLRHNESEYLYLVGDIIDGWQLKKGWYWPQAHNDVVQKILRKARKGTQVVYIPGNHDEGARQFCDLAFGDIHVRGEAFHTTLQGKRLWIVHGDLFDGVIQHAKWLAYLGDTLYTMILVLNRWFNRIRIKLGFQYWSLSQYLKHQVKNAVNFISAFENVMTDEARRRGCDGVVCGHIHKAEIREIDGVLYCNDGDWVESLSALVETHQGELKVIYWTVMRSPDEANASKARAATA from the coding sequence ATGGACAACAACACGTCCGCGACTTCCCTCTTCCGCCAGACCGGCCCGAGCGTCGATCCCGTCGCTTTCGGCCTCCGCTCCTCTTCAACCAGCCTGCCGCCGATCCCGAGTCTGCCGACGACGCCGACGCCTTCCGAAAGCCATCACGACGACGATCACCAGAACTCGCACCGTTATCGCACGATCTGGCTGTCCGATATTCACCTCGGCTCCGGCGGCTGCCAGGCGAAGTATCTGCTCGACTTTCTTCGGCATAACGAATCGGAGTACCTGTATCTCGTCGGCGACATCATCGACGGATGGCAGCTGAAGAAGGGCTGGTACTGGCCGCAGGCGCACAACGACGTTGTGCAGAAGATCCTGCGCAAGGCGCGCAAGGGGACGCAGGTCGTGTACATCCCCGGCAATCACGACGAAGGCGCGCGCCAGTTTTGCGATCTCGCGTTCGGCGACATCCACGTGCGTGGCGAAGCGTTTCACACGACGCTTCAGGGCAAGCGCCTGTGGATCGTGCACGGCGATCTGTTCGACGGCGTAATCCAGCACGCGAAGTGGCTCGCGTATCTCGGCGACACGCTGTACACGATGATTCTCGTGCTGAACCGCTGGTTCAACCGGATTCGGATCAAGCTCGGCTTCCAGTACTGGTCGCTGTCGCAGTACCTGAAGCATCAGGTGAAAAACGCCGTCAACTTCATCTCCGCATTCGAGAACGTAATGACGGACGAAGCGCGCCGCCGCGGCTGCGACGGCGTCGTGTGCGGGCATATTCACAAGGCCGAGATCCGCGAGATCGACGGCGTGCTGTATTGCAACGACGGCGATTGGGTCGAAAGCCTGTCGGCGCTCGTCGAGACGCACCAGGGCGAGCTGAAGGTGATCTACTGGACCGTGATGCGCTCGCCGGACGAGGCGAACGCGTCGAAGGCGCGCGCAGCGACGGCGTGA
- a CDS encoding DUF3106 domain-containing protein: MSYKRGLAVVSGCVIAALVSFAATYPRFYPTPTPVAAPAGGTPVKAAAPALTVELPGLPISTSPLAWSKLTSADHVALAPFETQWDGFSEERKRKWLKIASRYPKMTPEAQKRLHERMAEWVRMTPEQRRVARENYQVSKELPREARQSAWKAYQQLPEEQKQKLAASEHKRRPTVVSAPPSGKSEIKDINRLVNGKDKLASVPMPPATAGASAGVAGAAQGAPAIPAAGSFVPATPTPVSPSEAPSIFNGS, encoded by the coding sequence GTGAGTTACAAGCGCGGCCTAGCCGTTGTGTCCGGATGCGTGATTGCAGCCTTGGTGTCATTCGCCGCCACCTATCCCCGCTTCTACCCGACACCCACGCCTGTCGCGGCGCCTGCGGGCGGCACGCCCGTGAAAGCGGCTGCCCCGGCGCTGACCGTCGAACTTCCGGGCCTGCCTATTTCCACCAGTCCGCTCGCATGGTCGAAGCTGACCAGTGCCGACCATGTCGCGCTCGCGCCGTTCGAAACACAATGGGACGGCTTCAGTGAAGAGCGCAAACGCAAGTGGCTGAAAATTGCGTCGCGCTATCCGAAGATGACGCCGGAAGCGCAAAAGCGCCTGCACGAGCGCATGGCCGAATGGGTCCGCATGACGCCCGAACAGCGGCGTGTCGCGCGCGAGAACTATCAGGTGTCGAAGGAACTGCCGCGCGAGGCGCGCCAGAGCGCGTGGAAGGCGTATCAGCAGTTGCCTGAAGAACAGAAGCAGAAGCTCGCCGCCAGCGAGCACAAGCGGCGGCCGACCGTCGTCAGCGCACCGCCGTCGGGCAAATCCGAAATCAAGGACATCAACCGGCTGGTAAACGGCAAGGACAAGCTCGCCAGCGTGCCGATGCCGCCGGCGACGGCAGGCGCTTCCGCCGGCGTCGCGGGGGCCGCGCAGGGCGCGCCCGCGATTCCTGCCGCCGGCAGTTTCGTGCCGGCTACGCCGACGCCAGTCTCGCCTTCCGAGGCTCCTTCCATCTTCAACGGCTCATAA
- a CDS encoding RDD family protein, translated as MSTSVDSAAVPPPRESLEPAVPTVRRRLATLMYEGVLLFGVVFFAGYLFSTLTQQRNGLVHHSWLAAWVGLVVGVYFVWFWTHGGQTLPMKTWRLRVVRARDGAKVSVARAVSRYVFAWLWFLPPLALHPLLGLAVPQTLVLAGGWFVLYAAGARIGVGRQFLHDRLAGTKVVAVGR; from the coding sequence GTGTCCACTTCCGTCGACTCCGCAGCCGTGCCGCCCCCACGCGAATCCTTAGAACCCGCTGTGCCGACTGTGCGCCGGCGGCTCGCCACGTTGATGTACGAAGGCGTGCTGCTGTTCGGCGTCGTTTTCTTCGCGGGATATCTGTTCAGCACGCTCACGCAGCAGCGCAACGGGCTCGTGCATCACAGCTGGCTCGCCGCGTGGGTGGGCCTCGTAGTCGGCGTGTATTTCGTGTGGTTCTGGACGCACGGCGGCCAAACCCTGCCGATGAAGACCTGGCGCTTGCGGGTGGTGCGCGCGAGGGATGGCGCGAAGGTTTCCGTGGCACGTGCTGTTTCGCGATATGTGTTCGCGTGGCTGTGGTTCTTGCCGCCGTTGGCTTTGCATCCTCTGCTTGGCCTCGCTGTGCCGCAGACGCTCGTGCTTGCCGGTGGGTGGTTTGTTCTTTATGCCGCGGGCGCAAGGATAGGGGTCGGGCGGCAGTTTCTTCATGATCGGCTTGCCGGGACCAAGGTCGTTGCCGTCGGCCGATGA